In Deferribacteraceae bacterium V6Fe1, one genomic interval encodes:
- a CDS encoding acetyl-CoA carboxylase biotin carboxylase subunit encodes MPDIKKVLVANRGEIAIRVFRTCRKMGIGTVAIYTHADRKAPHVRYADEAYCITDSPADTSYLKQDRIIDIAKKTGAAIHPGYGFYAENAGFRRACDDAGVIFIGPSAEHIDMMGSKTGARAVMAEAGVPTVPGTKNPIRDIEEAKKVAREIGYPIMLKAVYGGGGKGMRLVEKEEDFESSFRTASSEALNAFGNGDVYMEKFIIQPHHVEVQVLGDMHGNGIHLFDRECSIQRRHQKVIEEAPSPFISEETRQKMCTVAAEAVKKIGYFSAGTLEFIVGADQNFYFLEMNTRLQVEHPVTELITGIDIVREMIFVAEGKPLNYKQEDIERHGHAIECRIYAEDPSNNFAPSPGLLTVYQTPEGPNVRVESGAYQGYEIPLYYDPMIAKVCANSKTREGAIENMKRILSEYMVAGIKTSIPFHLSVLKNKTFISGVYDTGFIDNKFDMEEMKRRANEDVDVPVIAAAIKQLLSEKISASRAVTRPEVGDSNWKRFGRSVNFAKTLG; translated from the coding sequence ATGCCTGATATTAAAAAAGTATTGGTTGCAAATAGAGGAGAAATCGCCATAAGGGTTTTTAGGACATGCAGAAAGATGGGTATAGGCACTGTTGCCATTTATACCCATGCGGACAGAAAAGCACCGCATGTCAGATATGCAGATGAAGCATACTGTATAACCGACAGTCCTGCTGATACAAGCTATTTAAAACAAGATCGAATTATAGATATAGCCAAGAAAACCGGAGCTGCTATTCATCCCGGATACGGATTTTACGCTGAAAATGCGGGGTTTAGAAGGGCGTGCGATGATGCAGGTGTGATTTTTATTGGTCCGTCTGCAGAGCATATAGATATGATGGGAAGTAAGACAGGGGCAAGAGCTGTTATGGCTGAAGCCGGTGTCCCCACTGTACCCGGCACCAAAAACCCTATTAGAGATATTGAAGAAGCTAAAAAAGTAGCAAGAGAGATCGGTTATCCCATAATGCTAAAAGCTGTTTATGGTGGTGGCGGTAAAGGGATGAGGCTTGTGGAAAAAGAGGAAGATTTTGAATCATCTTTTAGAACAGCTAGTAGTGAAGCCCTTAATGCCTTTGGAAATGGTGATGTATATATGGAAAAATTTATTATCCAGCCTCACCATGTGGAAGTCCAGGTATTAGGTGATATGCACGGCAACGGGATTCATCTTTTTGATAGGGAGTGTTCGATTCAAAGAAGGCATCAGAAGGTAATAGAAGAAGCACCTTCTCCGTTTATTAGTGAGGAGACAAGGCAAAAGATGTGTACTGTGGCTGCTGAAGCGGTTAAAAAGATTGGATACTTTAGTGCCGGTACACTTGAATTCATTGTTGGTGCGGATCAAAACTTTTACTTTTTGGAAATGAATACAAGGCTACAGGTTGAGCATCCGGTTACAGAGCTTATTACCGGGATAGATATAGTAAGAGAGATGATATTTGTTGCAGAGGGGAAACCTCTCAATTATAAGCAGGAAGATATTGAAAGGCATGGACATGCGATTGAGTGCCGTATTTATGCAGAAGACCCATCAAACAACTTTGCACCTTCTCCGGGACTGCTAACAGTTTACCAGACTCCTGAAGGCCCAAATGTGAGGGTCGAGAGTGGTGCATACCAAGGATATGAAATCCCTCTTTACTATGACCCTATGATTGCAAAGGTTTGTGCTAATAGCAAGACAAGGGAAGGGGCAATAGAAAATATGAAGAGAATCCTCTCCGAATATATGGTCGCAGGAATTAAAACTTCTATCCCATTCCACTTAAGTGTTTTGAAAAATAAAACATTTATAAGCGGAGTTTACGATACAGGGTTTATAGATAATAAGTTTGATATGGAAGAGATGAAAAGAAGAGCAAATGAAGATGTGGATGTCCCTGTGATTGCGGCAGCTATAAAGCAGCTTCTATCGGAAAAAATTTCTGCCTCTCGTGCCGTTACAAGACCTGAAGTGGGTGATTCAAACTGGAAACGATTTGGTAGAAGTGTTAATTTTGCAAAAACATTAGGATAA
- a CDS encoding acetyl-CoA carboxylase biotin carboxyl carrier protein subunit, with protein MAVKRKYFATVEGHEEELLVDLTEEAPSNYTVLINDKEYKVDFEQINETIYSIIINGKSYAIDMSEKGDKYEVLVNGDTFHVEILDEMKKLMRMRTSSTVEGRQVIEAPMPGYIWKMLKDPGDEVKAGEPIMILVAMKMENEIKAPKDGVVTEIFVKASEDPNESTVAMGDKLAIVE; from the coding sequence ATGGCTGTAAAAAGAAAATATTTTGCTACTGTTGAGGGGCATGAAGAAGAATTGTTGGTAGATCTTACCGAAGAAGCGCCTTCTAACTATACAGTTTTAATAAATGACAAAGAGTATAAGGTAGATTTTGAGCAGATTAATGAGACAATTTATTCAATAATAATAAACGGCAAATCTTATGCCATCGATATGAGCGAAAAAGGCGATAAATATGAAGTACTTGTCAATGGGGATACTTTTCACGTAGAAATACTTGATGAAATGAAAAAACTCATGAGGATGAGGACTTCTTCAACAGTCGAAGGAAGACAGGTTATCGAAGCTCCAATGCCAGGATATATTTGGAAAATGCTTAAAGATCCGGGTGATGAAGTCAAAGCCGGTGAGCCTATAATGATTTTGGTTGCAATGAAAATGGAGAATGAAATCAAAGCTCCAAAAGATGGTGTTGTAACTGAAATATTTGTCAAAGCAAGTGAAGACCCAAATGAAAGTACCGTTGCAATGGGAGATAAATTAGCAATTGTTGAGTAA
- the scpA gene encoding methylmalonyl-CoA mutase, with the protein MKKYTIKDWENLAKKELKSDDLSQLIWNTPEGFPVKPLYTLEDIENLETINTFPGLEPFIRGPRATMYAVKPWTIRQYAGFSTAEESNAFYRKNLAAGQQGLSVAFDLPTHRGYDSDHPRVVGDVGKAGVAIDSVEDMKILFDGIPLDKVSVSMTMNGAVIPIMANFIVAAEEQGVSQDKLAGTIQNDILKEFMVRNTYIYPPEPSMRIIADIIEYTSKYMPKFNSISISGYHIQEAGANCALELAFTLADGLEYIRAALSKGLHIDKFAPRLSFFFGIGMNFFMEIAKLRAARLLWSKIVKEFNPSDPRSMALRTHCQTSGWSLTEQDPYNNVIRTTIEAMAAVLGGTQSLHTNALDEAIALPTEFSARIARNTQIIIQEETNICNVIDPLGGSYYIESLTNTLAEKAWEIIEEVEELGGMTKAIESGMPKLRIEESAARKQARIDSGIDTIVGVNKYKLENEVPVEILEIDNTAVRESQIKRLNKIKAERDNNAVKNALEKLTKACENKVQNLLEIAVEAARFRATVGEISDAMEKVFGRHKAEIRLQSGVYMSEVQDKQDFIQVKELVDNFAHELGRRPRILIAKMGQDGHDRGAKVVATGYADLGFDVDVGPLFQTPEETAKMAVENDVHVIGVSSLAAGHKTLIPQLIEELEKLGADDIIVTAGGVIPRQDYDFLHKSGVACIFGPGTPIHEAAKDVIEAIKSKKYPKTVRNEYK; encoded by the coding sequence ATGAAAAAATATACTATTAAAGATTGGGAAAATCTGGCAAAAAAAGAGCTAAAAAGTGATGATTTGTCGCAGCTTATTTGGAATACTCCCGAAGGATTTCCCGTAAAACCTCTTTATACTCTGGAAGATATAGAAAATTTGGAAACAATAAACACTTTCCCAGGCCTTGAACCTTTTATAAGGGGACCAAGGGCAACTATGTATGCGGTCAAACCGTGGACAATCAGACAATATGCGGGATTTTCTACGGCGGAAGAGTCCAACGCTTTTTACAGGAAAAATCTTGCTGCAGGTCAGCAAGGCTTATCAGTCGCTTTTGACCTCCCCACTCACAGAGGTTATGACTCTGACCACCCAAGGGTTGTAGGTGATGTTGGTAAAGCAGGAGTGGCAATTGATTCCGTAGAAGATATGAAAATACTTTTTGATGGTATACCACTTGACAAGGTTTCTGTTTCGATGACAATGAACGGCGCAGTAATACCAATTATGGCAAATTTTATTGTAGCGGCAGAAGAGCAGGGTGTATCTCAGGATAAGCTTGCAGGCACAATCCAGAATGATATTTTAAAAGAGTTTATGGTTAGAAATACTTATATTTATCCTCCAGAGCCATCAATGAGGATTATTGCGGATATTATTGAGTATACAAGTAAATATATGCCAAAATTTAATTCGATTAGTATCAGCGGGTATCATATTCAGGAAGCCGGTGCAAACTGTGCGTTAGAGCTTGCTTTTACTTTGGCGGATGGTCTTGAATATATAAGAGCTGCGCTTTCAAAAGGGCTGCATATTGATAAATTTGCGCCAAGGCTTTCATTCTTTTTCGGAATAGGGATGAACTTTTTTATGGAGATAGCGAAATTAAGAGCAGCAAGACTGCTTTGGTCAAAAATTGTTAAAGAGTTTAACCCGTCTGATCCAAGGTCTATGGCACTTAGGACTCACTGCCAGACTTCCGGTTGGAGTTTGACTGAGCAAGATCCATACAATAATGTTATAAGGACAACTATTGAAGCGATGGCTGCAGTCCTTGGCGGTACCCAATCACTTCACACAAATGCTCTTGATGAAGCGATAGCCCTTCCTACCGAATTTTCTGCAAGGATAGCAAGAAACACACAGATTATTATTCAGGAAGAAACAAATATTTGTAATGTAATTGACCCGCTTGGTGGTTCATATTACATAGAAAGTCTTACAAATACATTGGCAGAAAAGGCATGGGAAATTATCGAAGAGGTTGAAGAGCTCGGTGGTATGACCAAAGCTATTGAGTCTGGCATGCCAAAACTTAGGATTGAAGAATCGGCTGCAAGAAAGCAGGCAAGGATAGATTCTGGGATTGATACAATTGTAGGAGTAAATAAATACAAACTTGAAAATGAAGTACCAGTCGAAATTTTAGAAATTGATAACACTGCCGTTAGAGAGTCACAAATTAAAAGACTTAATAAAATTAAGGCTGAAAGGGACAATAATGCTGTAAAAAATGCCCTTGAAAAGTTAACAAAAGCCTGCGAAAATAAAGTTCAAAATCTACTTGAGATTGCTGTTGAAGCTGCGAGGTTTAGGGCAACTGTCGGTGAGATTTCAGATGCAATGGAGAAGGTTTTTGGCAGGCATAAAGCTGAAATTAGGCTTCAGTCAGGGGTTTATATGAGTGAGGTACAAGATAAACAAGATTTTATTCAGGTAAAAGAGCTGGTCGATAATTTTGCTCATGAGCTTGGCAGAAGGCCGAGAATTTTGATAGCCAAAATGGGGCAGGACGGTCATGACAGAGGTGCTAAAGTAGTGGCTACCGGTTATGCTGATTTAGGATTTGATGTGGATGTAGGTCCATTATTCCAGACCCCTGAGGAGACTGCCAAAATGGCAGTTGAAAATGATGTGCATGTAATAGGGGTATCAAGCCTTGCGGCAGGTCACAAAACATTAATCCCGCAGTTAATTGAAGAGCTTGAGAAATTAGGTGCGGATGATATTATTGTTACTGCCGGCGGAGTCATACCAAGACAAGATTACGACTTTTTACACAAAAGTGGTGTTGCTTGTATATTTGGTCCGGGCACACCTATTCACGAGGCAGCTAAAGATGTGATAGAGGCTATAAAGAGTAAAAAATATCCAAAAACAGTAAGAAATGAATATAAATGA
- the meaB gene encoding methylmalonyl Co-A mutase-associated GTPase MeaB, protein MNINEMFEGVLSGSRRHLAKAITLIESKREEDFRDSLKLLDKLVPYSGKSIRIGITGTPGVGKSTFIESFGLYLIDKGYKVAVLAVDPSSQKTGGSILGDKTRMEELSKNEKAFIRPSPSGDTLGGVARKTREAMIACEAAGYDAILVETVGVGQSEVAVAHMVDLFTLLLLPNSGDELQGIKRGVMELSDVILVNKAENDNLEKAKLAKSQIENALMMFSHREDGWNIPVILTSGLKGFGFDEYYDALMNYFDLMKKTDLFAAKRDSQYISWMWSMVDDYIKDKIHNNKNMKNLITECQKNIISKKSSPFSVAELLIDNLKNIFT, encoded by the coding sequence ATGAATATAAATGAAATGTTTGAAGGGGTGCTGTCTGGTAGCAGACGGCACCTTGCCAAAGCCATAACACTTATTGAAAGTAAAAGGGAAGAAGACTTTAGAGACTCACTCAAGCTTCTTGACAAGCTTGTCCCATATTCGGGAAAATCCATAAGGATTGGCATTACAGGGACTCCCGGTGTCGGTAAAAGTACTTTTATAGAATCTTTTGGACTTTACTTAATAGATAAGGGCTACAAAGTAGCCGTATTGGCGGTAGATCCTTCATCCCAAAAGACCGGCGGAAGTATTCTTGGGGATAAGACAAGGATGGAAGAGCTTAGCAAAAACGAAAAAGCTTTTATAAGGCCTTCCCCTTCCGGAGATACGTTGGGTGGAGTCGCAAGGAAGACAAGAGAGGCAATGATTGCTTGTGAGGCGGCAGGATATGATGCCATATTGGTTGAAACTGTCGGGGTAGGGCAGTCAGAGGTCGCAGTTGCCCACATGGTGGATCTGTTTACACTTCTTCTTTTGCCAAATTCAGGAGATGAATTGCAGGGGATAAAAAGGGGGGTAATGGAGCTGTCTGACGTTATCCTTGTCAATAAGGCAGAAAATGATAATTTAGAAAAGGCAAAATTGGCAAAATCTCAGATTGAAAATGCGTTAATGATGTTTTCTCACAGGGAAGATGGCTGGAATATACCTGTAATTTTGACAAGCGGGCTAAAAGGATTTGGCTTTGATGAATATTATGATGCTTTGATGAATTATTTTGATTTGATGAAAAAAACAGATTTATTTGCGGCAAAGAGGGATTCTCAATATATTTCTTGGATGTGGTCAATGGTGGATGACTACATTAAAGATAAAATTCATAACAATAAAAACATGAAAAATCTGATTACCGAATGCCAAAAAAATATCATTTCTAAGAAATCTTCACCATTTTCCGTGGCGGAGCTTTTGATAGACAATCTAAAAAATATCTTTACTTAA
- a CDS encoding transposase, with protein sequence MIGEITKNVKGKMLNTTRNLHDYLTKPQQKYILEIISGCFATRSLNLTAISGYLNEKCGIKHTLKRLQRNTFNYSHLLAISNAYNIDYALKETESDSRLIISIDGGDLVHNYGRNFELIGKVHDGSSGRIANGFHLNHAVCYSPSSKRLFSLYLDAYSSKSQDFKSENTETLNMLDKLKDKFRNKGLFVFDRGYDRGVILRYLLREDLNFVIRSTGKRHLEYKGEKMSVYKICNGIINRRYKKGGISYGYAKCYYNNRAVTVISVSFHGNKNKLYFLCEGHISSSKEAYFRIKSYFKRWKIEESYRFMKQQFGLEKCLVRKFESLKTILSLVSFCWNVLSQIEKDTIVSKLLENMAKREKFNSKGKVVCKFIYYRISDGLMNLLLSSKERLFRFREKIYESDKVCYFKLDYYFKIKEKRHRINELGKMKRKKSLLVA encoded by the coding sequence ATGATAGGTGAAATTACTAAAAATGTGAAGGGAAAAATGTTAAACACTACAAGAAACCTTCATGATTATCTCACAAAGCCGCAACAAAAGTATATTCTTGAGATTATTTCAGGTTGTTTTGCTACTCGCAGTTTAAATCTTACTGCCATATCTGGTTATTTAAATGAGAAGTGTGGAATTAAACACACATTAAAGCGGTTGCAAAGAAATACATTTAATTATTCACATCTACTTGCTATTTCAAATGCATATAATATTGATTACGCACTTAAAGAAACAGAATCAGATTCCAGGTTAATAATATCAATTGATGGTGGAGATTTGGTTCACAATTATGGTAGAAACTTTGAGCTTATTGGTAAAGTCCACGATGGTAGTAGTGGTCGTATTGCTAATGGCTTCCATTTAAATCATGCAGTGTGTTATAGCCCCAGTAGCAAACGTTTATTTTCATTATATTTAGATGCTTATAGTTCTAAATCTCAAGACTTTAAAAGTGAGAATACAGAGACCTTAAATATGCTGGATAAATTAAAAGATAAGTTTCGAAATAAGGGTTTATTTGTATTTGATAGGGGTTATGACAGGGGAGTAATTTTAAGATATCTTCTTCGAGAAGATTTAAATTTTGTTATTAGGAGCACAGGTAAGAGGCATTTAGAATATAAGGGCGAGAAGATGTCAGTATATAAAATTTGCAATGGTATAATAAACAGGCGTTACAAGAAGGGTGGTATTTCTTATGGTTATGCAAAATGTTACTACAACAATCGAGCAGTTACAGTTATTAGTGTGAGCTTTCATGGTAATAAGAATAAACTTTATTTTTTATGTGAAGGCCACATAAGTAGCAGTAAGGAGGCTTACTTTAGGATTAAATCTTATTTTAAGAGATGGAAAATAGAAGAAAGCTATAGATTTATGAAACAGCAATTTGGGCTGGAAAAGTGTCTTGTGAGGAAGTTTGAATCTTTAAAGACTATATTATCGTTAGTATCCTTTTGTTGGAATGTATTAAGCCAAATAGAGAAAGATACAATTGTTTCAAAACTTTTAGAGAATATGGCAAAAAGGGAGAAATTTAATAGTAAGGGTAAGGTTGTATGTAAATTTATTTATTATCGAATTTCAGATGGGTTAATGAACTTGTTATTATCATCTAAAGAACGACTTTTTAGGTTTAGGGAAAAGATTTATGAATCAGATAAAGTGTGTTATTTTAAATTGGATTATTATTTTAAGATTAAGGAAAAAAGACATCGGATTAATGAGTTAGGAAAAATGAAAAGAAAGAAAAGTTTACTTGTAGCTTAA
- a CDS encoding nucleotidyl transferase AbiEii/AbiGii toxin family protein yields MNDLIKLNSLLPETREVLLKLIKNCNFLKKYAFVGGSALALHLNHRKSEDLDFFTYENYFNKSELIDISIYFKNFSILNETDKQIDLLADGVKITFFNSSWSFLKPKNILQFNLATIEQLTAMKVNTLFVRATYRDYYDLYFITKHANIGLKKIFELSKNILSGITMKLFFAALLYVDDIFDDTIDHLSPKIIISKEEIRDYFQNEINKLKNDIL; encoded by the coding sequence ATGAACGACTTGATAAAATTAAACAGTTTGCTTCCTGAAACAAGGGAAGTGTTATTAAAATTAATTAAGAATTGCAATTTTTTAAAAAAATATGCCTTTGTTGGCGGTAGCGCTTTAGCTTTGCATTTAAATCACAGGAAAAGTGAAGACCTTGATTTTTTTACATATGAAAATTATTTCAACAAATCAGAATTAATTGATATATCAATATATTTTAAAAACTTTAGCATTTTAAATGAGACAGATAAGCAAATTGACTTACTTGCTGATGGTGTAAAAATCACTTTTTTTAATTCTTCATGGAGCTTTTTAAAACCTAAAAATATTTTGCAATTTAACTTGGCTACCATTGAACAATTGACTGCTATGAAAGTAAATACACTTTTTGTTAGAGCAACTTATAGAGATTATTATGACTTGTATTTTATAACAAAGCACGCAAATATAGGTCTTAAAAAAATATTTGAATTGAGTAAAAATATTTTAAGTGGAATCACTATGAAATTATTTTTTGCTGCATTACTTTATGTTGACGATATCTTTGATGACACTATAGACCATTTAAGTCCGAAAATCATAATTTCAAAAGAAGAAATCAGAGATTATTTTCAAAATGAAATAAATAAACTTAAAAACGATATTTTATAG
- a CDS encoding ABC transporter permease: protein MRFSIFTIKTILKDRLFLMILSFILVYGFIPFFSYFSMRQLQEISITMSISLNSFILLILSLFGSIYTIWRDIERKYTFTMLSYPVTRVNYIIGRYLGFVIILLIITLINLGLGAIAIKISAGFYKSQLPIMWSNIIVAYLFSFLKYSIVLAFGFLFASFSTSFFTPVFSTIAIFLAGNSIQGIYDYILKESDKTSQFLKGVVSVFYYILPNLSAFDMTSYAAYSIKINSNSILFSIGYFFLYVSVVMCITVLIFNKRDLK from the coding sequence ATGAGATTTTCTATTTTTACAATAAAAACTATCCTAAAAGACAGACTGTTTTTGATGATATTATCTTTTATTTTGGTATATGGATTTATACCGTTTTTTAGTTATTTTTCTATGAGGCAGCTTCAGGAGATTTCCATTACTATGTCAATCTCTTTAAACTCTTTTATACTTCTTATTTTATCACTTTTTGGCAGTATCTATACTATTTGGCGAGATATTGAGCGTAAATATACCTTCACAATGCTCAGCTATCCGGTAACAAGGGTCAATTATATTATTGGTCGATATTTGGGATTTGTTATAATTTTATTGATAATTACCCTAATAAATTTAGGACTGGGGGCTATTGCTATCAAGATTTCAGCAGGATTTTACAAATCACAGCTTCCAATTATGTGGAGCAATATAATCGTTGCATATTTGTTTTCATTTTTAAAATATTCAATAGTGCTTGCTTTTGGATTTTTATTTGCTTCATTTTCCACATCCTTTTTTACACCTGTTTTTTCTACAATCGCCATCTTTTTGGCCGGTAATTCTATTCAAGGGATTTATGATTACATACTTAAAGAGTCAGATAAAACTTCTCAGTTTTTGAAAGGTGTTGTTTCAGTATTTTATTACATTTTGCCAAATTTATCAGCTTTTGATATGACGTCTTATGCGGCATATTCAATAAAGATTAATAGTAATTCTATCCTTTTTTCAATTGGTTATTTTTTCCTTTACGTGTCAGTTGTGATGTGCATCACTGTATTAATATTTAATAAACGGGATTTAAAGTGA